The genomic stretch GCCCGGCCCGGGTCGCTAGCTGGCTGGCTGGCGTCGAACCGAGAAGTCAGCGGAGAACATCAACGGCTAAACACCCATTTGGACCATTTGGCAAAGATAGCCGACGTACGCTAGCCTATTGTGACCCTTTAACTAGCCTCGCCATCGCGTTAAATTTAATTCAGTGGCTGAATACTAATGTATGTCCCTCAGATATCGCCGAAAACATCTCAACAACACCGGCAAAACaagcgatgtgtgtgtgtggtctcgcCTGACGCGCTGTAacgtcccccccccacccgtgcACGAGGACGCGAGCAGCGCGAGCAGCGCCGATGACGGACTGAGTTCCTGCGGTAACGACGCCACGTGACCCCTTCCGTCATTTAAAGAAAGACGGTCAAAACGGTTTTATTGCTTTTAtcgtttattcatttattttagcaAATACATGTTAGTAGTTTTTTTCATCCATTTATTgaatttacttttacataaaaatatacatttttttcttaaCATAGcctattttgtttatttgtttattttttttattttgtttagcTGAGAGAGCTAAATGAgaaatattttagatttaaatgaAACTGCTTAATGCATGTCAGTAAATAATTAAGATATAAGATATTCATCTGAATGCTATTGCATATTAGCTACTCTTCAAGTTATTATTTTTAGTAGTAGTAGACCTAgaagcagggccggagtgggcccctttttcagcccgggagtttcatgcccaaatccggcccaaaattatttttccctcccaatcggcccaaattagagattgacatgagcctcccgaatctcccgattagccactccggctctgcctagcagtagtagcagtagtaatagtagtagtagtagtagtagtagtagtagtagtagtagcagcctagtagtggttgttgttgttttatatTGTATAGATTAACAATACAACATGAGGTCATGACTGCAGTCACCTAGTCCTCATCATCAGTTTCCACTAAATTACAGATTTagttttttctgtttttctttgtttaatCACACGCCTGACTCAACACCTAATCTGTGAGCTTTAACTGGGTGTAGAGCAGATTAACATTTATAGCATAGAGATACTCCAGTGCTCTAATCACATAAAAATACAAAGATTATTTATAAGTATCATAGAAAACATGCATTAACAGTTGATTGGGTATTGCCCACATGTTCCATGTACCTATTCCCTCCATATATAGCTTTAACAAGTCCCAACCATCAACAGTTTTGCAGCGATGCCTGGATTTGGGATTGTTTCAAAGAGGAACAGTGTGCCGTCTTCAAATAAAGGTGACAGTAAATCCTTATATTTATAGATCATAGTGTTATTTAACTCACTAGAGGAAAGACAATGTCTGATATGTCAAATATGGTCCCCCTTCTCCAAAGGGTTGATTCCAAGGAGGATACCGATTTTTGTAATCCTGATGAGCAGACGATTTTCAACTCAAACCTTCATCATGATCTTGTGATTTTCAAAGCTTCAGCAGTAGAGTGCATATAGTTCCAAGGCTTTGGAATAGTCATGAGGAGAACATCTAGTATACTCTTTCAGGCCTTTCAGGTCTTTTATTATTTCAGTTCTTCTTAATATTAtttcatataatatatatgtatatatatacacacacacttttttttcccaaataCATTGAAATGGAGATGGAGGAAATTTTTTTACCATTgggaaaaaatgtaaaaatgtttatttggcACAAAAAATAGAGTAGAAATATAACATTGTCTTTATCGTCATCATTCAACAATTTATACTGATATTGACAAATGTGAAGATCACAACATTATAGTTAAAACGAGACAATTCATAAACTGCTCTAATCATTGTTTTCTAAATGTAAAGAAAACATACCTAAGGAGTTTGTGAAAGTTTGGATCTCTTTAAACAATGCaatctttgaaaaaaattctctttACTCACTGTTTCATACAATCAGATCAGATACCACTAAACTCATTTCAGTGTTCTTCTAATAAATAATGGGTATTATTTTTTCCAAATCTATTTATCCAGATCTATTTAATTATCTAATGTTAGAAAGTACAAATACCAAACATTATCCAAAGCAAAAATATAGCATTTGCATTTTAATAAAGGCCTCTTATTTGAGACTGAGCTTCAGGTTGAAACTTAGTCACCACAAAGTCACCACTATGGTCTTTTCACAAGACACTTGCATGGTGAAATTCCACAACAGCAGCATTACATAACGGCACACGTTATTGCACTCAGTAAACAAATCACATTCATTTTCAGCCAATGAAACAGTTCAAATTAATTGTGCATGCAACCAATAATACACTGATGCGACTCATGAGATGTGATTTGTATCTCATTCATACTATGACTTTTACAGATGTTATGAaatctcctttgctttctccatGTCTGCATGACTAATCAAGCTAGGCTCTCTTTTTTGACCTGGGCTACTTGCTTCACTGCAGCTGTCGCTCACTAGCCTTTCCGATTGGTCGCCCATAGACTCCAGTTCCTCGAGAATGGTTTGCACTTTACGGACACCATCACGTCTGGCCTGACGCACATCTGCACGTCCCTCTGGATCTACTGAGTCCAGAGCTAGCAATTCTTTGGTCAAAAACTCCTCCAGGATCAGATATCTTTTATCATTCTTTTTCCCATTAAAACACTTAACCTCCTTGGCCAGATTGTCCACCCGTTCCACTATTTGGTGAACCTTTGCCAGTCCTGGGTGGCTGGAGCATtgctccaccttctcctcaGGATGAGGTTGTGGAGGTGGAACTTCTGATTGTGGCACTACTGTTTCTTGGGGTTCTGATGCCACAGGGACCTCAAGGGAGATATTGGCACTCTCTGGCATTTGTGGTGGCAGATTCTCAAATTGTTGCACAGAATGTTGTATAGGTGCCTGTTCAGGTTCTTGGATGGGCTGCTGTGCTGGTGGTGAGACAGGATGTGGTATAGGAGGCTGTGCATCATACATTCTCCTAACAGGAATCTCAATAGGCTGACTGGCAGGTTGTTCAGCTGACTGCTCAACTTTTGGAGGGATCTCTGTATGTGCCACATGCTGCTGGGTCTGGAAATACAAGATGTCATAATGTTAGTTCCAAatcaaatgtttaaatgaataaacgTTAGTGTTTAGTACTTATTTTCTGCCCCAACATGTATGCTTAGTAAAAGCAGTCAGACTTGGATTTCAGGTTCAAAAATACACCTTTCACCGTTTTAATAAATGGTGCTTTCATACTGCTATGTGGCCTCATAACTCGTATGCTCGTATCCAGTTTCGTTATAACAATTGCATTATTATACATTCTATAATGCTGCGGTAACATTACCTGGGGTCTTTCACTCATGACCTGTGCTCTGACTGGCTCCTGAGCCCTTATGTTGGGTGGGAGTATGTTTGGGCTTACTGAGCGATTCTGCTCGAGCTGAATTGGCACTTCCTCACGATAGGTTGGAGTTTTTTCTCGTGCTGAAAACACAGGGCCATGACTCCATTCCTCGGGTTGGCGGCAGTAAAAGGAAGGTTGGTACTCTGTTTGCGAAAAGCGCTTTGGATGGGTGGCCTGGTTGAGCTGAGTTTGTGCTCCCTCATGAATGACAGGAATGGGAATATAGCCTGCCCGGAGGCCCGAGCTACCATGTCTAGAGGGCTGGTGAAGGAAATTGGTGTGAGACTGTGTCCCATGGGGTGAGTGGGGTCCTTGGTAAACCTGAAAGCAACAAAGGTTAATGACGATAACGATTTCAGAAGTTCTCATTgtactatttggctatttgacAGTAAAATAAACATAGACAGGAACTACAATTATGCCTGAAAGAAAGCAATGTAATCCTACATTATATTTACATGAAATGTATGATTTATATAAAATGCAGATTAAACGTCTATGCCAACTGGTAGTTTTACAGGACTTGcaacatattttatttttaacggTTGTGAAAGTTTGTTGATTTAATTTAAACCTCAAAAACATTTTCCCTGCTAAATGACATCCTGTAATTAGTGAAGCCATTCATATCTGGTCATATGATCATATTTTATAAAGACTACCAAAAGCCTGTCAGGTAAAACTGATGACTACTAACAAAATCGGATCCCTGAAAAGATATTAAAACCCTTTAAATGGCTTGTGCTTTTTAATGAGCATATGAAGTCATACATACCTCAGCACCATGTGAAACAGGTGAACAGGACATGCAGTGAGGATCAGCCTCTGATGGACTCTGCACTGGAGATCTTGGTCGGCAGTGTAGTGCAGAAGTTGGGGATGGAGTCCTGCCATCTGCCCTCAGGTTTGGCTGATTTACTGgatacatataggaaaatgttGGATTCTGGTGTTGCCTGGCCTCAACATTTTCGTGGGTGACAGGAATGGGGGTATAGCCTTGACGTAGAGTGGGCTGCTTCATCTCCTGAATAAACGCTTTGTGTACATCTTGAGGAGATGATTCTGTAGGTTCACAGGGGCCGTTTGTGGAAAGTTGGATGATCTGTAACACATATGATCAGACCCACTATAAAACCTGCATTCACAGATTAAAACAACTAGTTATAGATTCAGCATTACTGAGATTCTGAGAAAAAAATTcaaataacataatatttttttcatacaaCACTTTAGCAAAGAATAAATGGAAGGCTTTATTGAATGTTTAATAGAATGGGTCAAATAGATCTCTTAAATTACATTTCCAGCTattctgaaaaagagaaaatgatCATAAATTTGTAAATTTGATATACATCTATGATAGAAGCTTAATTTGGTTAAGTATGAAGTTCACAGGTAAAGAACAACAGCATTCTCAGGGTTTCATTAAACATTGTTTCTCAGCTGTCTGGAACCACCAGACCAGAGTTTGGTTCTGGCTCATGCCCAACATGCCTGAACAAAGCCAATGATAACATATATCTATAATTACACTAGATATTCTATATGTATTTAAATGTGAAATGATTGGCATTTTTACAGTTCACCAGTGATGAGTAAACAAAAAGGTTTGCTTCTGCTCTTAAATGGCGCATAAGCTATCACCTTCCCTATCATTATTGGGACATCATAGATTATACTCTAACATTTCTCTATTATTTGCATTAATCAGTCATTTATTTGAGTGATTATGAGAATTACTTAATTCAGAATTATGCTATATTAAACTGGTTTCATGATTTTACCAACACAAATTCCTCACAGTgtacaaaatgattcaaatgtGTTTGTTATGACACTACACTGTGACTTGCATTTAAAGGTTTCATGTAATTGTAATGTAATAAACATTAAACCTTTAGTTTCAACAactatttatacatatatagaGCTTACCAAAatatgtataaaattaagcatgaATATGCAAGTCTCTAACTGAAAAGCAACCTAGTCCAGTATTTTATGTTATAGAACGGAATAATCTATTATCAAACtgacaaacaaaccaaagttaAACATCTTGCTGCTTCTATATTATTTTAGAGTAAAAAAGCTCAAGCAATAATTTCCAACAGTTGCTTAATATTACTAGTATGaaaatatatactgtacatttatcgttatgactcagtgtgtgtgtgtgtgtgtgtgtgtgtgtgtgtgtgtgtgtgtgtgtgtgtgtgtgtgtgtgtgtgtgtgcgtgtgtgtgagctcacTCAACTTCTCAACGGGTTGCTGTCTGGTTGACACTGTAGCTTAAAATACACTTTGAGGGGGTGGTCTTCACTAAACAAATCCACGAGGAGAAAAAATGTCTCCCTTACTCATCAATGTGAATCAGAGGTATTGGTCTCAGACAATCAAACAACCCACACAACGTATGAAAATTAGCGGTgtgttatttttaaaaaatggtgACCGTTGCAAGTTTAAAATTGTGGGTCAGCAAGGACAGTGCTTTAAGTTTATAAAGTTGTTTTATTAATTACATCTCTATTTCTTATACTCGAGGAGTTGAATAAAATAGTCTTAAATGCTTAACTCTATTGAAAGTAGAGCAGAACATGAATGACCTTATGTCCTCTGTCTTTTTGGCATTGACATgtggacaccacacacaccatgtagCACCGCCCATTTGATCTCCTGGCAGCTGTGTCTTTCCAGCAGATTCTTGGTGACACTAACTTTGGACAAGAGCAAGTGTTGATATTTCTAATGAGAGATACCAACTGGCCAGCGTTAATCTGCCCCCATTACATTTCAACATCATATTTGACCAAAGTGTCAGGGTATGCAGTTTTGCAGTTTCCGAGGTGAATTACCCAATACTAttaattttgttgttgtttgtttgtttgtctgattaaattaaaattaaaatttctACCTTATCATTTCGCTCACTTCTCTGCCATTGATTATACTACCGAAGAGGGTGGATCCGTATTAAAACCCATGTAAGGGAAACTTTCGGGGAAATGATATTGAGCAGTTACAACGGTATCACGAACAAACGCAGTCTGCGTAGCTCCAGATCTTTAAATAAACATTATGGAGATGTTCAAACAGTCAGTGTCTCAGGTACATATGACTGCAGtgcgtcacacacaaaccagtcaAGCTTAGATCATTACACAAAAATATTTCGGTGTGATAATATCCTATCTATTCGTTTGGTTATACATGAGAAGCGCTATTTTAGGAATTTAGCCTGCATTTCATTACACGAATGGATCGCAACTGATGTAGCTGCAATCCAACCATTTAGATGTACATCAGCACAAAATCGAGCCTATTTAACCCACTGATTTAAGGGAATTTATCAGAAATACACTTAAATTCCTTTATTTTCGATATACCACATAAAGTTATAGGCTACAAGTACACAAGTGTGTAAATACAATTAAATCAATCCCTATCACCAGACGATAGTAGGTGTGAGCAAAATAAAAGCCTACACTTAGACTAAAGAAAACCGACACAGACGTGACAGCACAACTTCCAACGCATTTCTGCGACTGTGCCACTGGATCTCTCGCTTACCTTTTTAGTGTCATGCCTTGGGTCGTTCCATGTTGTAATGCGATTGTTGTGATCCACAAAAAACGGCCATCCTGTTTGAGGGTCAATTTTGATCTCCCATCCTGGTGGTAGAGGATCATTTGTAGCCATTGTTTCAACAGGAGACGGTATTTTCATGCTCCGACGTAGCTGCGCTCCTGAATATTGTGCCATTACAGCGCATACGGATCCTTTAAAGGATCGACCCGGTGACGTGCGGTAAACGGGGGCGGGTTTGTCCAAGGAGCTAGTTGGCTACTCAGAAAGTTCTAGCTTGTGCTTGATCGCATGGCCATGTGCGTTTAGCAGACCAGATTTGTCAAATTGCAATTCATACCATCTCAGGTTTATCTAGCGGACAAGTGCAGCCTTCGCAAATAAGAATAAATGAAATAACGTAATAAGGCAGGCATTAGTTTTAAAGAACACTAATGTTTGAGTAATCTATTAAAACCgtcactattattattactattaatatcattattattagcagagccggagtggctaatcgggagattcgggaggattcccgatgggccggctcatgtcaatctctagtttgggccgattgggaggggaaaataattttgggccggatttgggcatgaaactcccgggctgaaaaagtgtcccactccggccctgattattagtagtagtagtagtattagtattattattatgataacaacaataattacaataataataataaccttttAGAATATAAGACCACATTTTTACTGTTAAATCTGTGAAGTGGTACTATTTCTGCATCATTTTTAAGCACGttgaattaaagataaaaagaaggATGAAAAAATTCAGAAATAAGACTACTTCCCAGAAACCTCTGTAGTTCAATCATAAAAACATGCCTCACTCATAACCATTCAAAGGATACTTCATCATATGGTAAGTTTATTTTCACTTGCATGAAACTTGTAATTGTACATGTAAGTTGTAATGGAATTTAAGACTTTACATATAGCCTCCTTATAGTTATTATCAAATTAAAAGCTGTTAATTTACTGTTTAGGCCAAAATTCACAATATTGGAGGCCAAGAACATCATAAAGCATTTCcagatatatatatttatttttcaatttacattttgcaaatgctctTATTCAGAGCAACTTTCTTTACTCTTTGTGGAGTTAAATGCTTTGTattctaaaataataataataataataataataataataatatcccCATGCTAACATAAATAGATTAGTGTAAAGAATACCATTAGACTAAATTCCTGGCTCAAGTGCGAAAgagaacaataaaaaaaacttttttggagggtggggggttgtttgttttttgtttgtcttgttgCTGTTACTGACACTTGATGACTATATTGAACCTAAAATGAATTTGCTTTATATCTTTATATACTAATGAATGCTGATTAATACTATCACATTAATGCAAAAATATtggcaaaaataaaaaatctggTAAAACAACAAGATAAAACTTTCCCACAAATTAAAGCTCATAATCTATAGTGGCGTGAAAGTAGAGATGAGTAATGCTTCTTAGTGATTTAGCTCTGGTTAAAGAGTGGGATAGAGAGTAATGTTATTACATATACAGTAAACTTgcagtttatgcttatgtttaTACAATACATGCATCAGCTCTTGATACTGGCAAATTTGCAGAATttacgtttttttttatttaacatcAACTGCGACGTAAGAATAATCTGACAATTCAATAGGCAAACTGTGGTACAATTGTGAAACAACATTATCAGTCATCTTGAAACTAGGCCTCTCATTTTTTTGTATATGGTTTGCTCGACCGCACAGTGTCCAACCCCACGATactatgcgcatgcgcattcaTTGGATTCCTAGCTGGCCGGGTTTCGCCATTTTCTACACAATAAAGAAAGTATCTAACTAGCTAAATCGGTCTGGTGTTCTTTTTACTTAGAACACGACAAGACGAGGATCATTCATAAGTTAAACCAACACCTCGTACGACATCCGACAATGGAAGACGAGAGCCACCCCAAAACCCTGTAAGTACTTTACAACAACGCCAGTCCACGCGTTTGGGCCGGTGTGTTCAGATGCCACActcgttagcatccagctagcTAGCGTTAGCCGTCCAACAGAGACTTGTACGCGTACGTTAGTTATATAAAAACGAGGTATTGTGACCGGATCGGCAATACGATTTAATTCAAAACTTGCAGAGGAACACTTGTTTATACCAGAATAAGCAGCAGCCAGGTGGGTTAGCTCGCCGGCTAAGGTAGCTAGTTAGCTCCGTGACTAGCAGGACGGCTAGCCTCTTGTCTAGCTATTGTTTGACACCTAGCCAGCGCCAGCTAGCCCCCCGTCTCACAGGCCTGTCTCACGGGCCAGGGCTGCTGTGGTCTCCCGCAAACCTCCTTCTATATGTCTCGGCGCAGATTGTCAAGTTTACTTTAAAAAGACTTTAAAATACTTGACGCGGTGTGCTGATTTATATTTTATACGAGCAGCCAGCTCACAACTCTCGGCGaccatagtgtgtgtatacagcGTGTCCTCAAGCGAGAACACACACTCTGTTCTTCCACACTGTTGTAGGACGTCTAAACACTGTTGATGTCGTCCACTGTTGATGTCCGCTTATTTTCATTTAGAGGTAATTGGCTAGCAAACGGTTGAAGCATAAGTAGACAACATTGCCATGTCAGCTGGCACAAGTGACAGATTTCTGTCATTTTACTTTTATTACCGGTTTACTAAACGCACACTTCAGTTTAACCTTATTTATTAAACACTGTAGTGGATTATTGGGTAATCTAGTCTTTCATCGTTGTACCGAGACACTACTATGGGAAATAACACAACACTCTCGATGCCAGTTTCATTGTACCATCTGAAAGTCGCTCACGTAGTTTACAGGATGTTTACTTAACTGAGGTTTAACAAGAATGTCGATTTGTTTGTCTTTCAGTTATGTGGGAAACCTGTCTAGGGATGTTACAGAGAACTTGATCCTTCAGTTGTTTACCCAGATCGGTCCCTGTAAAAGTTGTAAAATGATTACAGAGGTAAGCGTTAAATATGGACTGACTGTGGACAAGACTGTATTTTCAGTAACTATTCAGTTTAAATGCCTTGGCTGTCAGAACAAACTACAGTGGTACATTGATAAGCAAGCCAAGATGAAGATCTAGATGTAGTAGCACTACTACTGGTATAAATCAACATAAATGCCATTAACAAAGCACAACAAAAATGACGCCACACTAAATATCTAataaaaatcaattaaaatatataaacagaTTGAGTGATCTGGTGGTAAATTCGTAAATATGTACATACACAAGGTACT from Brachyhypopomus gauderio isolate BG-103 chromosome 15, BGAUD_0.2, whole genome shotgun sequence encodes the following:
- the bag3 gene encoding BAG family molecular chaperone regulator 3 translates to MAQYSGAQLRRSMKIPSPVETMATNDPLPPGWEIKIDPQTGWPFFVDHNNRITTWNDPRHDTKKIIQLSTNGPCEPTESSPQDVHKAFIQEMKQPTLRQGYTPIPVTHENVEARQHQNPTFSYMYPVNQPNLRADGRTPSPTSALHCRPRSPVQSPSEADPHCMSCSPVSHGAEVYQGPHSPHGTQSHTNFLHQPSRHGSSGLRAGYIPIPVIHEGAQTQLNQATHPKRFSQTEYQPSFYCRQPEEWSHGPVFSAREKTPTYREEVPIQLEQNRSVSPNILPPNIRAQEPVRAQVMSERPQTQQHVAHTEIPPKVEQSAEQPASQPIEIPVRRMYDAQPPIPHPVSPPAQQPIQEPEQAPIQHSVQQFENLPPQMPESANISLEVPVASEPQETVVPQSEVPPPQPHPEEKVEQCSSHPGLAKVHQIVERVDNLAKEVKCFNGKKNDKRYLILEEFLTKELLALDSVDPEGRADVRQARRDGVRKVQTILEELESMGDQSERLVSDSCSEASSPGQKREPSLISHADMEKAKEIS